The Ischnura elegans chromosome 1, ioIscEleg1.1, whole genome shotgun sequence genome contains a region encoding:
- the LOC124161464 gene encoding protein canopy 4 has protein sequence MKAFFLIIVCLTIHLCKCGPEEEEGVKYADKCEVCKVVAIELESRLQETGKSHEVLEIGYSLDSDKNKKRTKYEKSELRLVESLDGVCERILEYNIHKERGDSTRFAKGMSQTFKTLHGLVDKGVKVELGIPLELWDKPSVEITNMKSQCEKLIEDYESDIEDWYFHHQGESSLTTYLCTNRALKDYTDKCLDERLPATKEKNKSDSKNNRKGDQQSLKEDL, from the exons ATGAAGGCGTTCTTTCTGATTATTGTGTGCTTAACTATTCATCTGTGTAAATGTGGTCCAGAAGAGGAGGAAGGCGTTAAATATGCCGATAAGTGTGAAG TGTGCAAAGTGGTGGCCATAGAGCTTGAATCCCGACTGCAAGAAACCGGCAAATCACACGAAGTCCTCGAAATAGGATATTCTTTAGATTCAGATAAGAATAAGAAGAGGACGAAGTATGAGAAATC GGAATTGAGACTTGTGGAATCCCTTGATGGAGTGTGTGAAAGGATACTGGAGTATAATATCCATAAGGAGAGAGGGGACAGTACAAGATTTGCCAAAGGAATGAGCCAAACCTTTAAGACACTACATGGTTTAGT GGATAAGGGTGTGAAAGTGGAGTTAGGTATCCCGTTGGAGCTATGGGACAAGCCATCTGTGGAGATCACAAACATGAAGTCTCAG TGTGAAAAACTTATTGAGGACTACGAGAGTGATATTGAGGACTGGTACTTTCACCATCAAGGGGAATCTTCCCTCACCACCTATCTTTGTACCAATCGAGCACTGAAGGATTATACTGATAAGTGTCTCGATGAAAGACTGCCAGCaacaaaggagaaaaataagagtgacagtaaaaataataggaaaggtGATCAACAATCCTTGAAAGAAGACCTCTGA